A genomic segment from Paenibacillus sp. FSL K6-1096 encodes:
- a CDS encoding AIR synthase related protein, whose product MIMKPQVQRIRDLTLVRRGEGRVLVIGCDSSASIGNKPMDAVQTPPGIAGYYAARVAVMEVLSIGAEILTVVDTLAVEKEPTGNEIIRGISRLLEEAGLTAAHVNGSTEDNFVTCQTGIGITVIGEADEQQLKLGCSRAGDCIVMLGEPLVGSAVLEQEDSLCTIRQLQLLAAAPEVHDIHPVGSKGAGYEAELLAELSGCRFQPLPEITDKLKASGGPATAVIFAAEERRIKDLQSRVGGKMEITGYLRA is encoded by the coding sequence ATGATAATGAAGCCGCAAGTGCAAAGAATCCGCGATCTGACATTGGTACGCAGAGGGGAAGGCCGGGTGCTGGTGATCGGCTGTGACTCCAGCGCCAGCATCGGCAACAAGCCGATGGACGCGGTACAGACTCCGCCCGGGATTGCCGGTTACTATGCTGCCAGGGTGGCCGTGATGGAAGTGCTGTCCATAGGGGCGGAAATCCTGACGGTCGTTGATACGCTGGCTGTTGAGAAGGAGCCTACAGGCAATGAGATTATCCGGGGCATTAGCAGGCTGCTGGAGGAAGCCGGACTCACCGCCGCTCATGTGAACGGCAGTACGGAGGACAACTTCGTAACCTGCCAGACCGGTATCGGGATCACCGTCATCGGGGAGGCGGATGAGCAGCAGTTGAAGCTGGGGTGTTCACGGGCAGGCGACTGTATCGTAATGCTGGGCGAGCCGCTCGTCGGCAGCGCCGTGCTGGAGCAGGAGGACAGCCTGTGTACGATCCGCCAGCTCCAGCTTCTGGCCGCTGCTCCTGAGGTCCATGACATTCACCCGGTCGGCTCGAAGGGAGCCGGGTATGAAGCGGAGCTATTGGCTGAGCTGAGCGGATGCCGCTTCCAGCCACTGCCGGAGATCACAGATAAGCTTAAGGCCTCCGGGGGGCCGGCGACAGCGGTGATTTTTGCGGCAGAGGAACGTAGGATTAAAGACCTTCAGTCCAGAGTAGGCGGCAAAATGGAGATTACCGGTTATTTGCGGGCTTGA